One Acetoanaerobium noterae genomic region harbors:
- a CDS encoding efflux RND transporter periplasmic adaptor subunit → MKKSIKFILIGIIAVLAIGYTVYSMTKPLEVKATKVEKADLISDFKEDAIVVSEDSYTISPPYDAKLTFIVEQGMNVNAGELIASMDDVDLKNQKSQLSAQLKSVGGQQAMSKSPVYDSQVESLNIAIAMGKDQIARLETSYERAKALYDSGAIPKVEFEAAENALHDAKNQVKLKESELALIYESAVEKPGTSTYYSGQKEALQAQIRSIDEKLAKTKIYAPASGVITKSNAKSGAFVSTMTPIIELSSATQTVARANVLVQDAAALKLGQNVTVTQKIRNEEKHYPGTIVKISDYANTMQSPLGLEEQRVEVDVAFQSEEKLFLGYDLSLTIETMRKNSVIALPKTTVFEIDDKKYVWKIDEQTLKKQEVETGYESDFDYEITQGLSEGDLIILDPNDAQLEEGKKVKY, encoded by the coding sequence ATGAAAAAATCCATTAAATTTATACTAATAGGCATAATAGCAGTGCTAGCTATAGGCTATACAGTTTACTCAATGACAAAGCCATTAGAGGTGAAAGCTACTAAAGTTGAAAAGGCTGATTTAATCAGTGATTTCAAAGAGGATGCTATAGTAGTATCTGAGGATAGCTATACGATAAGTCCACCATATGATGCAAAGCTCACCTTCATAGTAGAGCAAGGCATGAATGTGAATGCAGGAGAGCTTATTGCGAGTATGGATGATGTTGATTTAAAAAATCAGAAAAGTCAGCTCAGCGCCCAGCTAAAATCTGTAGGTGGTCAGCAGGCAATGTCAAAATCTCCAGTCTATGATTCTCAAGTTGAGAGTCTAAATATAGCTATAGCAATGGGAAAAGACCAAATAGCAAGGCTAGAGACGAGCTATGAAAGAGCAAAGGCGCTTTATGACAGTGGAGCTATACCGAAGGTGGAGTTTGAAGCTGCTGAAAATGCTCTTCACGATGCAAAAAATCAAGTGAAGCTAAAAGAAAGCGAGCTAGCCCTCATATATGAATCAGCGGTAGAAAAGCCAGGAACAAGCACTTATTATTCAGGACAAAAGGAAGCACTACAAGCTCAGATACGTTCAATCGATGAAAAGCTAGCTAAAACAAAAATCTATGCACCTGCTAGTGGAGTAATTACAAAATCAAATGCAAAATCAGGGGCTTTTGTATCCACTATGACTCCTATAATCGAGCTTTCCTCAGCCACACAAACTGTTGCTAGGGCAAATGTTTTGGTTCAAGATGCAGCTGCTCTAAAACTAGGTCAAAATGTCACAGTGACTCAAAAAATTAGAAATGAAGAAAAGCATTATCCTGGAACTATAGTAAAAATAAGCGACTATGCAAATACCATGCAGTCTCCACTTGGACTTGAAGAACAAAGGGTAGAGGTAGATGTGGCTTTTCAAAGCGAAGAGAAGCTGTTTTTGGGATATGATTTGAGCCTAACTATAGAAACTATGAGAAAAAATTCTGTCATAGCTCTTCCGAAAACTACTGTTTTTGAAATAGATGACAAAAAATACGTATGGAAAATAGATGAGCAAACTCTAAAAAAACAAGAGGTAGAAACTGGTTATGAATCTGATTTTGACTACGAAATAACTCAGGGCTTAAGTGAGGGCGACCTTATAATATTAGATCCTAATGATGCTCAGCTAGAGGAAGGAAAGAAAGTAAAATACTAA